Genomic DNA from Mus caroli unplaced genomic scaffold, CAROLI_EIJ_v1.1 scaffold_6658_1, whole genome shotgun sequence:
GCTGCTAAGCAGCAACCACTATCTACAAATTTAGTAgcccaaaataaatacaaatgaaatattCATGGCCTGCAATCTGAAATATAGTATCCCtagctgaatgaaaaaaaaaatgtagtactTACCAAGGACTATCAACTCAGTGCCGCCTCCAGACTGAAGCTCAGTGTCAGGCTCTGATGATCCTTTCTGGAACTTCACACAGTAGTAGGTACCAGCATCAGCAAAAGTGACATCACTGATGCGGATAGAAAAGTCCAGGTTGTTTCTCTTTGTACTATCTGAAGCATTTGTTATTCTGTGGAAGTGTTCTCCTGTGTAAGAATATATCAACATTCTACTCTGTCCTACACCTCGGTACCACCTGATGGGCCCCACTGGGAGTAGGGATGTCACTGTGCAGTTCAGAGTAGCCGACCCTCCAGCACCAACAGAAACTGATTTCTCAAGCTGGATCACCTTCAACTCTTTATTAGCTGCTCCTACAGAAAACAACAGTTAGTGCTCATCCTGATGGAAAGCCACAAGCTCCTCAAttttgtgataaaacaaaaataaaaatgaaaacaaaacatgttaCTCACTAGAGCTCAGCATGTTCCTGAACATAGTTCCTGGTTGGACATTTCAATACAAGAATATAGTACAGACAAAGAAATTGAATAACATAGATACTTCAAACTTGGCAGAATTCTGATTGCAGCCCTAATTTTTTTGGAATTATCATGCTTCATCAGTATcggcttctgttttattttctgtgaatgtAGCCTAGAGAAACTTTGTTATAATGGTGATGGGTGTGATTGTGTGACTCTTTTACACCAAAGAGATATGAATACAAGTGNTGAAGTATAGTGAAGTATACATTTGATTAAAAGATCCTTATTATGGTGTTTGCTGTATCAGGTAGAGTGATCATGTCATAGATATGTCCTAATAATATGCATcctaattaagaaataaaacttccAGCTAGAACATGTTAGAGCCTCATCTTCCATCTGAACCCTTCTATTCACACTTTCTTGATTTAGAGCCCAACGACACGAGGTTATCACACCCAAGATAAATCTACACCTCCCAACCCACTTTATTCCCAACCCCTATTCCACTACTCAGGTGAACATCCACTACTCAGGTGCAGGTCATGCCATTCACAAAAGGCCTACCTATGGTCTGGACTTCCTAATCCATTGGTTTGGAAGCTAATACGCAAGCCACTGATGCATTCCTGTACACACTGCCCTTCCCCCTTTCCATGTACCTTCCCCTATTTGGACAAAGATCTGCTGCTCACACAAGCCAGAACAGGTGAGATCCCCATCTTCAATCTGAACACTTCTATGCCCTTCTTTCAGAACGAAATGACTGAAACTTCTAAAACCTTGACCACCACTTGCCCTTGCTTACATGTGTTGATGGACGGTTTGCCTTGAGGAGTTCAGAACAATCCATCCATagatccatctatccatccatccatccatccttccatcaaaatgtgtatgtattttgtctatatatatttgtgtgtgatatGAATGCATGTAAGCATGTGTGAATGCTTGTGGAGTTGATTGTGACAATTGGACCCAGCCTGAGTTTGGGTATATTAATAGATAgataagagatagatagatagatagatagatagatagatagatagatagatagatagatttacaCATTTGTCAATATAAAGcattttaattcatttcctttccttcctctctggctcaCAGAGTTAAGAAGCCtcaccagagaggcttctggCCAATGGACACAGTAtagagcaatagcaataaaattTTCACTCAATTCCCCACTGCTAGACAACAGGTATTAATTGCCTAAGCCAATGATTTTAAACACAGAATAAGCAAGAAAAGTTTTTGCACTTCTTAGAAGTTATAATCAACAATCAAGTAtagttagagagagagaaggccatAGAATAATCATTCTTCAGTGCTACCTCTAAGTCCAATGATGTGTCCCACTTCACACCATTCCACGATGGTCTGGCTCCTGGCatcaacacacacccacactttcACACCACTGTATAGCCCCACACTCCTGCTATTCATGTAGTTACCCATTACTCAGGTGAAGGCCATGCATGATATCCAGGAAAGTTAAGAGCCATACCTGCTGTATTAACCCTCCTAatctctcagaagctgtgttccactcaccagcagtcccaaaatcctgaggcgggggtcgtgggtagct
This window encodes:
- the LOC110288822 gene encoding tyrosine-protein phosphatase non-receptor type substrate 1-like; its protein translation is MGNYMNSRSVGLYSGVKVWVCVDARSQTIVEWCEVGHIIGLRGAANKELKVIQLEKSVSVGAGGSATLNCTVTSLLPVGPIRWYRGVGQSRMLIYSYTGEHFHRITNASDSTKRNNLDFSIRISDVTFADAGTYYCVKFQKGSSEPDTELQSGGGTELIVLELKTSGNAKILAAVLLGSKLLLAIAVIVIYIHKTQNA